In one Pseudodesulfovibrio tunisiensis genomic region, the following are encoded:
- the leuS gene encoding leucine--tRNA ligase: MALGKYNPEAVEEKWQRKWQESGCFEVEAEPGKPKYYVLEMFPYPSGKIHMGHVRNYSIGDVVARFKSMQGFNVLHPMGWDAFGLPAENAAIKHDTHPAKWTYANIDDMRTQLKRLGYSYDWRREIATCRPEYYKWEQQFFLKFLEKGLVYRKKSPVNWCPGCATVLANEQVEDGLCWRCDSEVEQKDMEQWFLRITDYADELLRDLDTLGEGWPERVRTMQRNWIGKSYGAELTFQVKGMDKTITVFTTRPDTLHGATFMSIAAEHPMVEELIAGLDNADEIREFATRIRNMDRIKRGADDLEKEGMFTGRSCVNPVTGEEMPIYIANFVLMGYGTGAVMAVPAHDQRDFEFSAKYDLRRKVVINPPELAAKGEVLKVEDMTEAYTDPGILVASGQFDGMENEPAKKAIVEHLDKSGLGRMTVNYRLRDWNISRQRYWGAPIPVIYCDDCGAVPVPEDQLPVTLPEDAQVRESGSPLPDMESFVNVACPKCGKPARRETDTLDTFFESSWYFCRYCDPRNEEQALDSTKLDYWMPVDQYIGGIEHAILHLLYARFFTKALRDEGFVNNDEPFANLLTQGMVLKDGGKMSKSKGNVVDPNAMIAEYGADATRLFILFAAPPIKELEWSDQGIEGAFRFLNRLWRLAENLEGKLAPADPCAFTAPKSDAAKKLRFKEHDTIRRVTRDIRNEFQFNTAIAAVMELVNEMYGVKDQLADSEPEALSSAMATALTLLSPVAPHICEELWETLGHTQALATRPWPEYDESALVKDEVTLVVQVNGKVRGKFQAPNNAPKDEVEKIALGQENVAKHLEGKTVRKVIVIPNKLVNIVVG, encoded by the coding sequence ATGGCCTTAGGAAAATACAATCCCGAAGCCGTTGAAGAAAAATGGCAGCGGAAATGGCAGGAATCCGGCTGTTTCGAAGTGGAAGCCGAGCCGGGCAAGCCCAAGTACTACGTGCTGGAAATGTTTCCCTATCCCTCCGGCAAGATTCACATGGGCCACGTGCGCAACTATTCCATCGGCGACGTGGTGGCGCGCTTCAAGTCCATGCAGGGCTTCAACGTGCTCCATCCCATGGGCTGGGACGCGTTCGGCCTGCCTGCGGAAAACGCGGCCATCAAGCATGACACGCACCCGGCCAAGTGGACCTATGCCAACATCGACGACATGCGCACCCAGCTCAAGCGGCTGGGCTACTCCTACGACTGGCGGCGCGAGATCGCGACCTGCCGGCCCGAGTACTACAAGTGGGAGCAGCAGTTCTTCCTCAAGTTTCTGGAAAAGGGGCTGGTCTACCGCAAGAAGTCGCCCGTGAACTGGTGCCCTGGCTGTGCCACGGTGCTGGCCAACGAACAGGTCGAGGACGGCCTGTGCTGGCGCTGCGACTCCGAGGTCGAGCAGAAGGACATGGAGCAGTGGTTCCTGCGCATCACGGACTATGCGGACGAACTGCTCCGCGATCTGGACACCCTTGGCGAAGGCTGGCCCGAACGCGTGCGCACCATGCAGCGCAACTGGATCGGCAAGAGCTACGGCGCGGAACTCACCTTTCAGGTCAAGGGCATGGACAAGACCATCACGGTCTTCACCACCCGTCCCGACACCCTGCACGGCGCGACCTTCATGTCCATTGCCGCCGAGCATCCCATGGTCGAGGAGCTGATCGCCGGACTGGACAACGCGGACGAAATCCGCGAATTCGCCACCCGCATCCGCAACATGGACCGCATCAAGCGCGGAGCCGACGATCTGGAAAAGGAAGGCATGTTCACGGGCCGCTCCTGCGTGAACCCGGTCACGGGCGAGGAAATGCCCATCTACATCGCCAACTTCGTGCTCATGGGCTACGGCACCGGCGCTGTCATGGCGGTTCCTGCCCACGACCAGCGCGACTTCGAATTTTCCGCCAAGTACGACCTGCGCCGCAAGGTGGTCATCAATCCGCCCGAGCTGGCGGCCAAGGGCGAGGTGCTCAAGGTCGAGGACATGACCGAGGCCTACACCGACCCCGGCATTCTGGTGGCTTCCGGCCAGTTCGACGGCATGGAGAACGAACCTGCCAAGAAGGCCATTGTCGAGCATCTCGACAAGTCCGGCCTCGGCCGCATGACCGTGAACTACCGGCTGCGCGACTGGAACATTTCCCGCCAGCGCTACTGGGGTGCCCCCATCCCCGTGATCTACTGCGACGATTGCGGCGCAGTCCCGGTTCCCGAGGACCAGCTTCCCGTGACCCTGCCCGAGGATGCGCAGGTGCGCGAGAGTGGCTCTCCCCTGCCGGACATGGAGTCCTTCGTGAACGTGGCCTGCCCCAAATGCGGCAAGCCCGCGCGCAGGGAAACCGACACGCTGGACACCTTTTTCGAATCCTCGTGGTACTTCTGTCGCTACTGCGATCCCCGCAACGAGGAACAGGCTCTGGACTCGACCAAGCTGGACTACTGGATGCCCGTGGACCAGTACATTGGCGGCATCGAACACGCCATCCTGCACCTGCTCTACGCCCGGTTCTTTACCAAGGCGTTGCGCGACGAGGGATTCGTCAACAACGACGAGCCGTTCGCCAATCTGCTCACGCAGGGCATGGTGCTCAAGGACGGCGGCAAGATGTCCAAGTCCAAGGGCAACGTGGTCGATCCCAACGCCATGATCGCGGAATACGGCGCGGACGCCACCCGGCTGTTCATCCTGTTTGCCGCGCCTCCGATCAAGGAGCTGGAGTGGTCGGATCAGGGCATTGAAGGCGCATTCCGCTTCCTGAACCGCCTGTGGCGTCTGGCTGAAAATCTCGAAGGCAAGCTCGCACCGGCCGATCCCTGCGCATTCACCGCGCCCAAAAGCGATGCTGCCAAGAAGCTCCGGTTCAAGGAGCACGACACGATCCGCCGCGTGACCCGCGACATCAGGAACGAATTCCAGTTCAATACCGCCATTGCCGCGGTCATGGAGCTCGTCAACGAGATGTACGGCGTCAAGGACCAGTTGGCCGACTCCGAGCCCGAGGCCCTGTCCTCGGCCATGGCCACGGCCCTGACCCTGCTTTCCCCGGTCGCCCCGCACATCTGCGAGGAGCTGTGGGAGACGCTGGGCCACACTCAGGCGCTGGCCACCCGGCCTTGGCCCGAGTACGACGAGTCCGCCCTTGTCAAGGACGAGGTCACCCTCGTGGTGCAGGTCAACGGCAAGGTGCGCGGCAAGTTCCAGGCCCCGAACAACGCGCCCAAGGACGAGGTCGAGAAGATCGCCCTTGGACAGGAAAACGTTGCCAAGCATCTGGAAGGCAAGACCGTGCGCAAGGTCATTGTCATCCCGAACAAGCTGGTCAATATTGTTGTCGGCTAG
- a CDS encoding helix-turn-helix transcriptional regulator — protein sequence MEEQTPEIKHIFQTAKRLADGLAQLLGRNAEVVIHDFSDLSHSLVYVAGSVTNRQVGAPITDLAYKKIKERGDDVEDMHGYKTVSRNGRILKSSTMFLRTSTGRVVGCLCVNFDITEFLNAKSLLDDLTGFDDSGEDMREERFASSFNETMGSLIDEAVAQAGKQPATMDKEERLSLLRVLEEQEVFLFKGAVNQVARVFGVSRYTIYNYLKEIRSGENDI from the coding sequence ATGGAAGAACAAACACCTGAAATCAAGCATATTTTCCAGACGGCCAAACGCCTTGCGGATGGCCTTGCCCAGCTATTGGGAAGAAATGCCGAAGTCGTCATTCACGACTTCAGCGATTTGAGCCATTCCCTGGTGTATGTGGCGGGCAGTGTCACCAACAGGCAGGTCGGCGCGCCCATCACCGATCTCGCCTACAAGAAGATCAAGGAACGCGGAGACGACGTCGAGGACATGCACGGCTACAAGACCGTGAGCCGAAACGGCCGCATTCTCAAATCCTCCACCATGTTCCTGCGCACGTCCACCGGCAGGGTTGTCGGTTGCCTGTGCGTGAATTTCGACATCACGGAATTCCTGAACGCAAAATCGCTGCTGGACGACCTGACCGGATTCGACGATTCCGGCGAGGACATGCGGGAGGAGCGTTTCGCGAGCAGCTTCAACGAGACCATGGGTTCCCTGATCGACGAAGCTGTGGCGCAGGCGGGCAAGCAGCCCGCCACCATGGACAAGGAGGAGCGTCTGAGCCTGCTGCGCGTCCTGGAAGAGCAGGAAGTCTTCCTGTTCAAGGGTGCGGTGAATCAGGTCGCCCGGGTTTTCGGCGTCTCCCGTTACACCATCTACAATTACCTCAAGGAAATCCGGTCCGGGGAAAACGATATCTGA
- a CDS encoding RidA family protein: MTMQTVTTDNAPAAVGPYSQATISKGLLFVSGQLPIDPAKKAMVEGSIGDKAAQSLTNLANIAEAAGTSLKNAVKVTVFLTDMNDFAEVNEAYKKFFAEPFPARSAIQVGALPLGGEIEIEAILAMPE; encoded by the coding sequence ATGACGATGCAAACCGTAACCACCGACAACGCGCCTGCCGCAGTCGGCCCCTATTCCCAGGCCACGATCAGCAAGGGATTGCTGTTCGTTTCCGGACAACTGCCCATTGATCCGGCGAAAAAGGCCATGGTTGAAGGCTCCATTGGCGACAAGGCGGCCCAGAGCCTGACCAACCTCGCCAACATTGCCGAAGCTGCCGGGACCAGTCTGAAGAACGCCGTGAAGGTGACGGTGTTCCTGACCGACATGAATGATTTTGCGGAAGTGAACGAGGCGTACAAGAAATTCTTCGCCGAACCGTTCCCTGCCCGCAGCGCCATCCAGGTGGGCGCTCTGCCCCTGGGCGGCGAGATTGAAATCGAAGCCATTCTGGCAATGCCGGAATAA
- a CDS encoding tripartite tricarboxylate transporter substrate binding protein: MKRLLLVLMLALSLMSLSVAPAMAKDFPARNVKIIVPFAPGGAVDFTCRLIADVAKDYFDGKKVIVQNMPGGGAVIGQTYVAKARPDGYTMLGYTSSVVNNPLTKKTAYTYKSFQPVAMYCFDPEVVVVPAKSEYQTLNDLLEAAKAHKLTVATAGFSTSHHIAALVLEQKSGAKFSFIHNQSAAMQIQQLMGGHVDLGFMSAGEAMGYMKDGSLRVLGIMQKERNAKFPDVPTFNESDVDIQWGTFRGLAVPAKTPAEAVTYLETAMEKVVNDPKFTEAMGKAGYPVVFRGASDFEEYVEGVAKVMQEILPTLKGRK, translated from the coding sequence ATGAAACGTCTGTTGCTTGTCTTGATGCTCGCTCTTTCGCTGATGTCCCTGTCCGTGGCCCCGGCCATGGCAAAGGATTTCCCGGCCCGGAATGTCAAGATCATCGTTCCGTTCGCTCCCGGAGGCGCAGTTGACTTCACCTGCCGCCTCATCGCCGATGTGGCCAAGGACTATTTCGACGGCAAGAAGGTCATTGTCCAGAACATGCCCGGCGGCGGCGCGGTCATCGGCCAGACCTACGTGGCCAAGGCCCGTCCCGACGGATACACCATGCTGGGCTACACCTCTTCCGTGGTCAACAATCCCCTGACCAAGAAGACCGCCTACACCTACAAATCCTTTCAGCCCGTGGCCATGTACTGCTTCGACCCCGAGGTAGTGGTGGTTCCGGCCAAGTCCGAATACCAGACCCTGAACGATCTGCTGGAAGCGGCCAAGGCGCACAAGCTGACCGTGGCCACCGCTGGTTTTTCCACCTCCCACCACATTGCGGCCCTGGTGCTGGAACAGAAGTCCGGCGCCAAGTTCAGCTTCATCCACAACCAGAGCGCGGCCATGCAGATCCAGCAGCTCATGGGTGGCCACGTGGACCTCGGCTTCATGTCCGCTGGCGAGGCCATGGGCTACATGAAGGACGGCTCCCTGCGCGTGCTCGGCATCATGCAGAAGGAACGCAACGCCAAGTTCCCGGACGTTCCCACCTTCAATGAAAGCGACGTGGACATCCAGTGGGGCACCTTCCGCGGTCTGGCCGTGCCGGCCAAGACCCCGGCCGAGGCGGTCACCTATCTGGAAACCGCCATGGAAAAGGTCGTGAACGACCCGAAATTCACTGAAGCCATGGGCAAGGCCGGCTACCCGGTCGTGTTCCGCGGTGCCAGCGACTTCGAGGAATACGTCGAAGGCGTGGCCAAGGTGATGCAGGAGATTCTGCCGACCCTCAAGGGCAGGAAATAG